A window from Aminiphilus circumscriptus DSM 16581 encodes these proteins:
- a CDS encoding HD domain-containing phosphohydrolase — protein sequence MRRKRPSGGVVLPKAIPEEARTAEARVRTALLLRGVSLAALAVCAAALLFTHPPLFVQKTDRSLLDLRYLWMPSSAPSREIVLVLARETSLAALGQWPWSRRIHAGLIERLAALGARTIVYDILFPETSDAEADALLARAAQAHGRCVFATHLAEDAGEGGATLLLPYKELARSAAALGVAGVAPDIDGVYRTLVPLWRHGGRAFPSLFLAAVATHTGEPVAWDEADRTVSVGARRVAVDSEGLFFVPETDERLFPVFEFSRVLEGRVPEDAFRDRLVVVGVEAAGILARDILPVSRRGRVEHLAGSVFLALGMDVFLSSASESFGKALHSDAALLGALFFLVAALFFLATGLFAAGWKRNAAAAGGLVLLLVFSALRARLFGVWLSPVWPLLGCTLFFPTAMLSRLHSLNRAAEEERLRLLDGVTRAIANAIDAKDHLTGGHSERVAALTCRLGEKLGFSHLELQGLAVGALLHDVGKIAIPDAVLQKVGRLTPEEYDLVKTHPVRGREILAAVPFSPVVFRALEEHHEKMNGRGYPRGLAGEELSLAGKILAVADVFDALSSERTYKDAWSLEEIRDFFEKARGTEFDPDVVDTLFVLLDDRDPIFEFLSASSGEDGEGEAGAGGSELKSECAHVGRAQGASEERGGGGAFPRHGQEDGPSEKDVPAERIRRVRVRSARTP from the coding sequence TTGCGGCGCAAGCGCCCTTCCGGTGGCGTCGTGCTTCCGAAGGCGATTCCTGAGGAGGCGCGGACGGCGGAGGCGCGGGTGCGCACGGCGCTGTTGCTGCGGGGGGTGTCTCTCGCCGCGCTGGCGGTGTGCGCGGCGGCGCTGCTTTTCACGCATCCCCCTCTTTTCGTGCAGAAAACGGACCGCTCGCTTCTCGATCTCCGGTACCTGTGGATGCCTTCGTCGGCCCCCTCGCGGGAGATCGTTCTCGTTCTGGCCCGGGAGACGTCTCTGGCGGCGCTGGGGCAATGGCCCTGGAGCCGCCGGATTCACGCCGGGCTCATCGAGCGCCTTGCTGCTTTGGGTGCGCGGACCATCGTCTACGACATTCTCTTTCCCGAGACGAGCGACGCCGAGGCGGACGCACTGCTCGCCCGGGCGGCACAGGCCCACGGGCGGTGCGTCTTCGCCACCCACCTCGCGGAGGATGCCGGAGAGGGCGGGGCGACGCTGCTTCTTCCCTACAAAGAACTGGCCCGGTCCGCGGCGGCTCTCGGCGTGGCGGGTGTCGCGCCGGACATCGACGGTGTGTACCGCACGCTGGTTCCCCTGTGGCGCCACGGCGGGCGGGCCTTTCCCTCCCTGTTCCTCGCGGCTGTGGCGACGCACACCGGCGAGCCCGTCGCCTGGGACGAGGCGGACAGGACGGTGTCCGTGGGTGCGCGGCGGGTGGCCGTGGATTCGGAGGGGCTCTTCTTCGTTCCCGAGACGGACGAGCGGCTTTTTCCGGTGTTCGAGTTCTCCCGGGTGCTCGAAGGGCGGGTGCCGGAGGACGCCTTCCGGGACAGACTCGTGGTGGTGGGCGTCGAGGCGGCGGGAATTCTGGCCCGGGACATCCTTCCCGTCTCGCGGCGGGGGCGGGTGGAGCACCTGGCCGGATCGGTCTTTCTGGCCCTGGGCATGGACGTGTTCCTTTCCTCCGCGTCGGAATCCTTCGGAAAGGCGCTGCACAGCGACGCCGCGCTCCTGGGGGCGCTTTTCTTTCTCGTCGCCGCGCTCTTCTTTCTCGCGACGGGTCTCTTTGCGGCCGGCTGGAAACGAAACGCCGCGGCGGCGGGAGGGCTCGTCCTTCTGCTCGTCTTCTCCGCCCTGCGCGCCCGCCTCTTCGGCGTCTGGCTCTCCCCCGTGTGGCCCCTCCTCGGATGCACCCTTTTTTTCCCCACCGCGATGCTCTCCCGGCTGCATAGTCTCAACCGGGCCGCCGAGGAAGAGCGCCTGCGCCTCCTCGACGGCGTGACCCGGGCCATCGCGAACGCCATCGACGCGAAGGATCATCTCACGGGGGGCCACTCCGAGCGGGTGGCGGCGCTGACCTGCCGCCTCGGGGAGAAGCTGGGCTTCTCGCATCTGGAGCTGCAGGGGCTCGCCGTGGGCGCCCTGCTGCATGACGTGGGCAAGATCGCCATTCCCGACGCGGTGCTCCAGAAGGTGGGCAGGCTCACTCCCGAGGAGTACGACCTCGTGAAGACCCACCCTGTGCGCGGAAGGGAGATCCTCGCCGCGGTGCCCTTCTCGCCGGTGGTCTTCCGGGCGCTGGAGGAGCACCACGAGAAGATGAACGGCCGGGGCTATCCCCGGGGACTTGCCGGCGAGGAACTTTCCCTCGCGGGAAAGATTCTCGCCGTGGCGGACGTGTTCGATGCCCTCTCCAGCGAGCGCACCTACAAGGACGCCTGGTCGCTGGAGGAGATCCGGGACTTTTTCGAAAAGGCCCGAGGGACCGAGTTCGACCCGGATGTGGTGGACACGCTCTTTGTCCTTCTCGACGACCGGGATCCGATCTTCGAGTTTCTTTCGGCGTCCTCCGGGGAAGATGGCGAAGGAGAGGCGGGCGCCGGCGGGTCGGAACTCAAGTCGGAGTGCGCACATGTCGGAAGGGCGCAGGGTGCTTCGGAGGAGCGGGGCGGCGGAGGCGCATTTCCCCGGCACGGTCAGGAGGACGGACCGTCGGAGAAAGACGTCCCTGCGGAGCGGATTCGGAGGGTGCGGGTGCGGTCTGCCCGGACCCCCTGA